The Parus major isolate Abel chromosome 24, Parus_major1.1, whole genome shotgun sequence genome contains a region encoding:
- the HTR3A gene encoding 5-hydroxytryptamine receptor 3A, with amino-acid sequence MPEPSEPALQRLAHHLLAHYQKGTRPVRDWRTTTNVAIDLMVYAILSVDEKNQVLTTYIWYRQHWTDEFLKWDPARFDNLTQISLPVESIWVPDILINEFVDVGKSPHVPYVYVSHHGEVQNLKPIQVMTACSLDIYNFPFDVQNCSLTFTSWLHHIRDINLSLWRQPELVKFDRSVFMNQGEWELLYILSHFQEFSVKSSDSYAEMKFYVVIRRRPLFYTVSLLLPSIFLMVMDIVGFYLPPHSGERVSFKITLLLGYSVFLIIVSDTLPATAVGTPLIGIYFVVCMALLVISLTETILIVRLVHKQDLQPHVPEWVKHLLLERATILLCIRDRKTLSQSRTQSLDTSRQVENNDSTAKPTPYVCEDPRECGAVGGTRSAVAFTGRPEGSGALQEVLHETTAIRQLLEKREEFRDVAREWLQVGYVLDVLLFRVYLAAVLAYSITLGTLWSVWRDA; translated from the exons ATGCCAGAGCCCTCCGAGCCAGCCCTGCAACGCCTGGCCCACCACCTCCTGGCACACTACCAGAAAGGTACCAGGCCTGTGCGGGACTGGCGAACGACCACTAACGTGGCCATCGACCTCATGGTCTATGCCATCCTCAGTGTG GATGAGAAGAACCAGGTGCTGACCACCTACATCTGGTACAGGCAG cactggacaGATGAGTTCCTCAAGTGGGACCCAGCTCGCTTCGACAACCTGACGCAGATCTCCCTCCCCGTAGAGAGCATCTGGGTGCCCGACATCCTCATCAACGAGTT TGTGGATGTTGGAAAGTCCCCACATGTTCCCTACGTTTACGTCAGCCATCACGGGGAGGTGCAGAACCTCAAACCCATCCAGGTGATGACTGCCTGCAGCCTGGACATCTACAACTTCCCCTTCGACGTCCAGAACTGTTCTCTCACCTTCACCAGCTGGCTGCACCACA TTCGTGATATCAACCTCTCGCTGTGGCGTCAGCCAGAGCTCGTCAAGTTCGACCGAAGTGTCTTCATGAACCAGGGCGAGTGGGAGCTGCTCTACATCCTCAGCCACTTCCAGGAGTTCAGTGTCAAGAGCAGTGACAGCTATGCTGAAATGAAGTTCTAC GTAGTCATCCGGAGACGCCCCCTCTTCTATACCGtcagcctgctgctccccagcataTTCCTGATGGTTATGGACATTGTGGGCTTCTACCTACCTCCCCACAGTGGTGAGAGGGTGTCTTTCAAGATCACTCTCCTGCTGGGCTACTCGGTTTTCCTCATTATTGTATCCGACACATTGCCAGCTACTGCCGTGGGCACCCCGTTGATAG GCATCTACTTTGTGGTGTGCATGGCACTGCTCGTCATCAGCCTGACAGAGACCATCCTGATTGTGCGCCTGGTGCACAAGCAAGACCTGCAACCCCACGTCCCTGAGTGGGTGAAacacctgctgctggaaagagcCACCATCCTGCTCTGTATCCGGGACAGGAAGACACTCAGCCAAAGCAGGACACAAAgcctggacacctccaggcagGTGGAGAACAATGACAGCACAG CCAAGCCGACCCCCTATGTCTGTGAGGACCCCCGGGAGTGCGGGGCAGTGGGGGGCACGAGGTCTGCAGTGGCCTTTACTGGCCGGCCGGAGGGCTCGGGAGCGCTGCAGGAGGTCCTGCACGAGACCACGGCTATCCGCCAGCTCCTGGAGAAACGGGAGGAATTCCGTGATGTCGCCCGTGAGTGGCTGCAAGTGGGCTACGTGTTGGACGTCCTGCTGTTCCGGGTGTACTTGGCAGCCGTCCTGGCTTACAGCATCACTCTGGGCACCCTCTGGTCGGTGTGGAGGGATGCCTGA